A region of Candidatus Methylomirabilota bacterium DNA encodes the following proteins:
- a CDS encoding ABC transporter permease yields MPGAPAAPAPIARRFVAEALIYLGAVGLAALVSALFIVAMRGDVLVAFRTMLASSLGSLGGIAQTLNKISPLLLGSIAVMLGLRGGFVNIGVDGQIYAGAILTTAVAFALAALNLAASVLVPTVLAAGVLGGAIFGAVPGVLRARWGVNEIFVTVMLNFVAYYLTEYLSTGPWNDATSGEAITLPIPAAANLPMLLPQAGAHAGILIALGVSVLVALLLTRTLLGYEIRAVGANPRAALTGGISVPRITLMTLTLSGALGGLAGAIEVSGYHNRLILGLTPGYGVMAILISVLGKNSPLGVGIASAAVAVLMVGADSLQRSVKLPASAGFVFQAIVVLCVLLVEARSARRTL; encoded by the coding sequence ATGCCGGGCGCGCCCGCGGCTCCGGCGCCGATCGCGCGGCGGTTCGTCGCCGAGGCCCTGATCTATCTCGGGGCGGTCGGCCTGGCCGCGCTGGTGAGCGCGCTGTTCATCGTGGCCATGCGCGGCGACGTCCTGGTGGCCTTCCGGACGATGCTGGCCAGCTCGCTGGGGAGCCTGGGCGGGATCGCCCAGACGCTCAACAAGATCTCGCCGCTCCTGCTCGGCAGCATCGCCGTCATGCTCGGCCTGCGCGGCGGCTTCGTCAACATCGGCGTCGACGGCCAGATCTACGCCGGCGCGATCCTCACCACCGCGGTCGCGTTCGCCCTGGCCGCGTTGAACCTCGCGGCCTCCGTCCTGGTGCCGACCGTACTGGCGGCGGGCGTCCTCGGCGGCGCGATCTTCGGCGCCGTTCCCGGCGTCCTCCGCGCCCGCTGGGGCGTCAACGAGATCTTCGTGACCGTGATGCTGAACTTCGTCGCCTACTACCTCACGGAGTACCTGAGCACGGGCCCCTGGAACGACGCCACCAGCGGCGAGGCCATCACGCTGCCGATCCCGGCGGCGGCGAACCTGCCGATGCTGCTGCCGCAGGCGGGCGCGCACGCCGGCATCCTGATCGCGCTCGGCGTCAGCGTCCTCGTCGCGCTCCTCCTGACGCGGACCCTCCTGGGCTACGAGATCCGCGCCGTTGGCGCCAATCCGCGGGCGGCCCTCACCGGGGGGATCAGCGTTCCGCGGATCACGCTCATGACGCTGACGCTGAGCGGTGCCCTCGGCGGCCTGGCGGGGGCGATCGAGGTCTCCGGCTACCACAACCGCCTCATCCTCGGCCTCACCCCGGGCTACGGCGTCATGGCCATCCTGATCTCGGTTCTCGGCAAGAACAGCCCGCTCGGCGTCGGGATCGCCTCGGCCGCGGTCGCCGTCCTGATGGTCGGCGCCGACTCGCTCCAGCGGAGCGTGAAGCTCCCGGCCAGCGCCGGGTTCGTCTTCCAGGCCATCGTGGTCCTCTGCGTCCTCCTGGTGGAGGCGCGCTCGGCCCGGCGGACGCTCTGA
- a CDS encoding ABC transporter ATP-binding protein: MRVEMREVAKRFGDTVALRSVDFAAARGEIHGLLGENGAGKTTLMNILSGLYRADRGQILIEGTPAAIRSPEDALRYRIGMVHQHVELIDSFTALENVLLGREGSRLWLRTERHRAAVEDVGRRFGLAVDLDTEVKRLAVGVQQKVEILKALYRGVDVLILDEPTTMLTPQEVDVLFATIRTLAERGVTVIFITHKIREILANCDRITVMRSGTVVGTLDRAVADESRLVELMIGQRIAGVGAEDRPQTRGGPVALDVRGLSVAADRRTRVVEGCSFTLASGEVVGLAGVAGNGQRELAEALLGLRRHAQGTIVVAGRDVTRASVRDRLGAGLAYIPEDRIEDGLLPGLSIAENLMLGLHHWAFPRRTIFDRRIARELTRQAIDEYAVLARSEDARAATLSGGNIQKVLVARALALARLTRGVVLVAMNPTRGLDVRATDFVRRRLLEFAQKGGAVLLISEDLDELLQICDRMLVMSRGCLVGDFGRQDFDPYRVGALMAGTGVERGA, from the coding sequence ATGAGGGTGGAGATGCGCGAGGTGGCCAAGCGCTTCGGCGACACCGTGGCGCTCCGGTCCGTGGATTTCGCGGCGGCGCGGGGAGAGATCCACGGCCTCCTCGGTGAGAACGGCGCCGGGAAGACGACCCTGATGAACATCCTGAGCGGCCTCTATCGCGCCGACCGCGGCCAGATCCTGATCGAAGGAACGCCGGCCGCGATCCGGTCGCCGGAGGACGCGCTCCGGTACCGGATCGGGATGGTCCACCAGCACGTCGAGCTGATCGACAGCTTCACCGCGCTGGAGAACGTCCTCCTGGGGCGCGAGGGCTCGCGACTCTGGCTCCGGACGGAGCGCCACCGCGCGGCGGTGGAGGACGTCGGGCGCCGCTTCGGCCTCGCCGTCGATCTCGACACGGAGGTCAAGCGCCTCGCGGTCGGCGTGCAGCAGAAGGTGGAGATCCTCAAAGCCCTCTACCGCGGCGTGGACGTCCTCATCCTGGACGAGCCCACCACGATGCTCACGCCCCAGGAGGTCGACGTCCTCTTCGCGACGATCCGGACGCTCGCCGAGCGGGGCGTCACCGTCATCTTCATCACGCACAAGATCCGCGAGATCCTGGCCAACTGCGACCGGATCACCGTGATGCGCAGCGGCACTGTGGTGGGCACACTGGACCGCGCCGTCGCCGACGAGTCCCGGCTCGTCGAGCTGATGATCGGCCAGCGGATCGCGGGCGTCGGCGCGGAAGATCGCCCCCAGACCCGGGGCGGCCCGGTCGCCCTCGACGTCCGCGGGCTCTCGGTGGCGGCCGATCGTCGCACCCGCGTCGTGGAGGGGTGCAGCTTCACGCTCGCCTCCGGCGAAGTGGTGGGGCTGGCCGGCGTGGCCGGCAATGGCCAGCGCGAGCTGGCGGAGGCCCTGCTCGGGCTCCGCCGCCATGCTCAGGGCACGATCGTCGTCGCCGGCCGGGACGTGACCCGCGCCTCCGTGCGCGACCGGCTGGGGGCGGGGCTCGCCTATATCCCCGAGGACCGCATCGAGGACGGCCTGCTCCCGGGCCTCTCGATCGCCGAGAACCTCATGCTCGGGCTCCACCACTGGGCCTTCCCCCGACGGACGATCTTCGACCGGAGGATCGCGCGCGAGCTCACGCGGCAGGCGATCGACGAGTACGCGGTCCTGGCCCGGAGCGAGGACGCCCGGGCCGCCACGCTCTCCGGCGGCAACATCCAGAAGGTCCTGGTCGCCCGGGCCCTGGCTCTGGCCCGGCTCACGCGTGGCGTGGTCCTCGTCGCCATGAATCCCACCCGCGGCCTCGACGTGCGGGCCACCGACTTCGTCCGACGGAGGCTCCTGGAGTTCGCGCAGAAGGGCGGGGCCGTCCTCCTGATCTCGGAGGACCTCGACGAGCTGCTCCAGATCTGCGACCGGATGCTCGTCATGTCCCGGGGATGCCTGGTGGGGGATTTCGGACGCCAGGACTTCGATCCGTACCGCGTCGGGGCTCTCATGGCGGGCACGGGCGTGGAGCGAGGGGCCTGA
- a CDS encoding BMP family protein, whose product MREARFPRLLLALTIVGLMLVGVAGAPSPAAAPGKRKLAMILPGPIQDADFNAVGYVALQELAQAYDLQVSHSESVAVADAERVSREYITSGYGIIAYHGGQFPTIMKKLAAQYPNVVFIQEGSGRMADAPANAWVIGRKFYQGLYVLGALGALSTKTGKVGFVGGVRLPDLVATANALQQAIRDHNPKASLIYNFIGDFNDPVKARQTAEAQIAAGADFLVTFVNLGIYGVAEAAKAASKPVLVTTLYTEKWDTAPKNMTVALVFDFTKPYKDIVGRILKGEKGGYYEMRPGSGMELSDIRNVPPEVAGKVRAVFREVVAGKPLAEITDKTP is encoded by the coding sequence ATGCGCGAGGCGAGATTTCCGAGGCTCTTACTGGCGCTCACCATCGTGGGGCTGATGCTGGTCGGCGTCGCGGGCGCTCCGTCTCCGGCCGCGGCCCCGGGCAAGCGAAAGCTGGCCATGATCCTTCCCGGCCCGATCCAGGACGCCGACTTCAACGCCGTGGGCTACGTGGCGCTCCAGGAGCTGGCCCAGGCGTACGACCTCCAGGTCTCGCACTCGGAGTCCGTGGCCGTGGCCGACGCCGAGCGCGTGTCGCGCGAGTACATCACCTCGGGCTACGGCATCATCGCCTACCACGGCGGCCAGTTCCCCACGATCATGAAGAAGCTCGCCGCCCAGTACCCGAACGTGGTCTTCATCCAGGAGGGCTCGGGGCGGATGGCCGACGCGCCGGCCAACGCCTGGGTCATCGGCCGCAAGTTCTATCAGGGCCTGTACGTGCTGGGCGCCCTCGGCGCGCTCTCGACCAAGACCGGCAAGGTCGGCTTCGTCGGCGGCGTCCGCCTCCCCGACCTCGTCGCCACGGCCAACGCGCTCCAGCAGGCCATCCGGGACCACAACCCCAAGGCCTCGCTCATCTACAACTTCATCGGCGACTTCAACGACCCGGTGAAGGCCCGCCAGACGGCCGAGGCGCAGATCGCCGCCGGCGCCGACTTCCTGGTGACCTTCGTGAATCTCGGCATCTACGGCGTGGCCGAGGCCGCCAAGGCCGCGTCGAAGCCGGTGCTGGTGACCACGCTCTACACCGAGAAGTGGGACACGGCTCCGAAGAACATGACGGTCGCCCTCGTCTTCGACTTCACCAAGCCGTACAAGGACATCGTCGGGCGCATCCTCAAGGGCGAGAAGGGCGGGTATTACGAGATGCGGCCGGGCAGCGGGATGGAGCTGTCCGACATCCGCAACGTCCCGCCGGAGGTGGCCGGCAAGGTCCGCGCGGTGTTCCGGGAGGTGGTGGCCGGCAAGCCTCTCGCCGAGATCACGGACAAGACTCCGTAA
- a CDS encoding ABC transporter permease — protein sequence MTLNPITDLQLWQQMLLYAAPLIIAAMGELLIERSGILNVAIEGMMLVAAVVCFVAAFQTESPLLGMAAAMAAAGLMALVLAYYGITLRGSQITVGLGLYVLGIGLSSLIYRVVFGVRLTPPRIATLGPLPVPGLADIPVLGPIVFQQNVLVYVALLLVPAVHLFLYATPLGLRIRATGENPRAVDALGIDVAALRYGATVVGGLLIGLGGAYLPLTLTGTFSDNMTAGRGWLALMLVIFGRWQPGLALLGAFLFAYVESFQFKVAMGTKLVPPQFLLMLPYVLAVIVLIRIYSGARAPRALALPYDREARG from the coding sequence ATGACGCTCAACCCGATCACCGACCTCCAGCTCTGGCAGCAGATGCTGCTGTACGCGGCGCCGCTGATCATCGCGGCCATGGGCGAGCTCTTGATCGAGCGGAGCGGTATCCTCAACGTCGCCATCGAGGGGATGATGCTGGTCGCGGCCGTGGTGTGCTTCGTCGCCGCGTTCCAGACGGAGAGCCCGCTCCTCGGGATGGCGGCGGCCATGGCCGCGGCCGGCCTCATGGCCCTCGTGCTCGCGTACTACGGGATCACGCTCCGCGGCTCCCAGATCACCGTCGGGCTCGGGCTCTACGTCCTCGGGATCGGGCTCTCCTCGCTGATCTACCGGGTGGTGTTCGGCGTCCGCCTCACGCCGCCCCGGATCGCCACGCTCGGCCCGCTGCCCGTCCCCGGGCTCGCCGACATTCCGGTGCTCGGTCCCATCGTGTTCCAGCAGAACGTCCTCGTCTACGTCGCCCTGCTCCTCGTCCCCGCCGTCCACCTCTTCCTCTACGCGACACCGCTGGGGCTCAGGATCCGGGCCACCGGAGAGAACCCGCGCGCCGTCGACGCGCTGGGCATCGACGTCGCCGCGCTCCGCTACGGCGCCACCGTGGTGGGCGGCCTCCTCATCGGGCTCGGCGGGGCCTATCTTCCCCTGACCCTCACCGGAACCTTCAGCGACAACATGACGGCCGGGCGGGGGTGGCTGGCGCTCATGCTGGTGATCTTCGGTCGCTGGCAGCCGGGGCTCGCCCTGCTGGGCGCGTTTCTCTTCGCGTACGTGGAGTCGTTCCAGTTCAAGGTGGCCATGGGCACCAAGCTGGTGCCGCCCCAATTTCTGCTCATGCTCCCCTACGTGCTCGCCGTGATCGTGCTGATCCGCATCTATAGCGGCGCCCGAGCGCCGCGGGCGCTCGCGCTGCCGTACGATCGCGAGGCGCGAGGATGA
- a CDS encoding hydantoinase B/oxoprolinase family protein, translating into MSLGSVDPILLGVVEGTLASVEAEVEAAIERTSRSPMIREARDFRAGIHDRRCRKLTGRSYSALVQPVVRDFPVDTMRPGDVYFHNDVYASEGGIGHLPDLCVTVPVFHEGEVVAFVQAFGHHDDIGGAVPGSMPSHATSAYQEGLIVPPVKLYDAGRPNADVIKILVRNSRLPDSLRGDLDSEVAACRMGAERLGGLFQRYGRAPVERCFDAILDRTTATFRRELLSKIPDGTYVWEDYAEHDGVDPPRLHTQRMTVTKRDDRLIIDFTGTSPQAKGPINHAGDYADGVFLKKWLAPILRNLADTPERMAELDVNEGVVPLIELRFPPPGTLLTPAFPAPTNARTFVILRLLGILAGALAKAVGGRLPADQETIRYTGFHGLDAEGRFYLMREVLGGGSGGRPWADGSDTIHIVPDSKNLPVEFTETRFPLRVERLALAPDSGGPGLRRGGLGYLKEVRVLTDGAFLCVADRSILSCWGLKGGRAGAPFRVTVDPGGPNERVLPGLVDDEPVPAGTLVRIETTGGGGWGDPLEREPELVTLDVLQGKVTARAAREEYGVVLVPGEDDEPLIDRAATRALRDELRATRGPRPFFDRGPGYRRLAGRDHAEVDTLEPDGR; encoded by the coding sequence GTGAGCCTCGGGTCCGTCGACCCGATCCTCCTGGGGGTCGTCGAGGGCACGTTGGCCTCGGTGGAGGCCGAGGTGGAGGCGGCGATCGAGCGCACGTCGCGGTCACCCATGATCCGCGAGGCACGCGACTTCCGGGCCGGGATCCACGACCGACGGTGCCGCAAGCTGACGGGACGCTCCTACTCGGCGCTCGTCCAGCCCGTGGTGCGTGACTTCCCCGTCGACACGATGCGTCCGGGCGACGTCTACTTCCACAACGACGTCTACGCCTCCGAGGGCGGCATCGGCCACCTGCCCGACCTCTGCGTGACCGTCCCGGTGTTCCACGAGGGCGAGGTCGTCGCCTTCGTCCAGGCTTTCGGCCACCACGACGACATCGGAGGCGCGGTGCCCGGATCGATGCCGTCGCACGCCACCAGCGCCTACCAGGAAGGGCTCATCGTGCCCCCCGTCAAGCTCTACGACGCCGGACGGCCGAACGCCGACGTCATCAAGATCCTGGTGCGGAACTCCCGGCTGCCCGACAGCCTGCGCGGCGACCTCGACAGCGAGGTGGCCGCCTGCCGGATGGGGGCGGAGCGCCTGGGCGGTCTCTTCCAGCGCTATGGCCGCGCCCCGGTGGAACGGTGCTTCGACGCCATCCTGGACAGGACCACCGCGACCTTCCGGCGCGAGCTCCTCAGCAAGATCCCGGACGGAACGTACGTGTGGGAGGACTATGCGGAGCACGACGGCGTCGATCCGCCGCGTCTGCACACGCAGCGGATGACGGTCACCAAGCGGGACGACCGACTGATCATCGACTTCACGGGCACCAGCCCGCAGGCCAAGGGCCCGATCAATCACGCCGGCGACTATGCCGACGGCGTCTTTCTCAAGAAATGGCTGGCGCCGATCCTGCGAAACCTCGCCGACACGCCCGAGCGCATGGCGGAACTCGACGTCAACGAGGGGGTCGTCCCGCTCATCGAGCTACGCTTCCCGCCGCCGGGCACGCTCCTGACGCCGGCCTTCCCGGCGCCGACGAACGCGCGCACGTTCGTGATCCTCCGGCTCCTCGGCATCCTGGCCGGCGCGCTCGCCAAGGCCGTGGGCGGCCGTTTGCCCGCGGACCAGGAGACGATCCGCTACACCGGGTTCCACGGCCTCGACGCCGAGGGCCGCTTCTACTTGATGCGCGAGGTGCTGGGCGGCGGCTCGGGCGGCCGCCCCTGGGCCGACGGTTCGGACACGATCCACATCGTCCCCGACAGCAAGAATCTGCCCGTCGAGTTCACCGAGACGCGCTTCCCCCTCCGCGTCGAGCGGCTGGCCCTGGCGCCCGACTCCGGCGGGCCCGGTCTGCGGCGGGGGGGTCTCGGGTATCTCAAGGAGGTCCGCGTCCTCACCGACGGCGCGTTCCTCTGCGTCGCCGATCGCTCGATTCTCTCGTGCTGGGGCCTCAAGGGCGGCCGAGCGGGGGCGCCGTTCCGGGTGACCGTCGATCCGGGCGGCCCGAACGAGCGCGTGCTTCCCGGCCTCGTCGACGACGAGCCCGTCCCGGCCGGAACGCTGGTCAGGATCGAGACGACGGGTGGGGGCGGCTGGGGCGACCCACTCGAGCGCGAGCCCGAGCTGGTCACCCTCGACGTGCTCCAGGGCAAGGTCACCGCGCGGGCGGCGCGGGAGGAGTATGGTGTGGTGCTGGTCCCCGGCGAGGATGATGAGCCCCTGATCGACCGGGCGGCGACCCGCGCGCTCAGGGACGAGCTCCGCGCGACGCGCGGACCGCGACCGTTCTTCGACCGCGGTCCGGGCTACCGGAGGCTGGCCGGACGCGACCACGCGGAGGTGGACACCCTGGAGCCCGACGGTCGATGA